The DNA region CGCGCCGAGCAGAATCCAGGATCGCACGGGGCCACGGTAGGCCCCGAATGTTTCCAACACGTGCCGAAAATCGGGCCAGCTGTCCCGCTGTCCCGTGTGGTGTAACAGGCGCGGAACAACCGCGCGGTGGCGGTAAAAAGCCCGTTACCAGCTCCGATAACCCCAACTTCGGCGCTTAGTGTCACCGGCATGACACGCAGCTCGTACACCCTCGCCATGGCCCAGCCCCTCCGACGTGAAGGCGGCGTGCCCAACGTCGACCACGCCGTCCACCTCGTCGCCCGGGCGGCGGCCGAGGGCGCCGATCTGGTCTGCTTCCCCGAGTTCAGCCCCGGCCCCGTCCGCCCGGACGACGAGTTCTACGACGCTGCCCCGCAGATGACACAGGCGGCGAAGGATCACGGGATCAACGTCGTGTGGTCGCTCACCGAGCCGTGCAACGACGGCGAGCAACGCCTGGTCGTCTACGTGGTGGGTCGCGAGGGCCAGACCCTCCTGCGCTACGAGCGGACCCACCCCGCGACTATCCCGGTCGCCGAGAGCGGGCTGATCACGCCCGGCAACGAGTTCGCCAACCTCACGATCGACGGGCTGCCGATGGGCATCGTGGTCTGCTCCGAGATGT from Dietzia sp. B32 includes:
- a CDS encoding carbon-nitrogen hydrolase family protein, which translates into the protein MTRSSYTLAMAQPLRREGGVPNVDHAVHLVARAAAEGADLVCFPEFSPGPVRPDDEFYDAAPQMTQAAKDHGINVVWSLTEPCNDGEQRLVVYVVGREGQTLLRYERTHPATIPVAESGLITPGNEFANLTIDGLPMGIVVCSEMWTPEVARIVALRGAEIILSPAGGGFTSLTRNWQIIVQARAIENQCYVGLTNNLWGVEQGAAMITGPEHPLAFAGRDELVVATLDLERLRWLRSHDDSMASPKPFDSIPGLLRARRPEMYGDLVAPQPDAFDYTVGC